From Clostridia bacterium, one genomic window encodes:
- a CDS encoding GNAT family N-acetyltransferase, with protein sequence TEEDMELIGDKLYEYNLPFLAPKHDYIKINRKLVDESGKAVAAIMAGVTESDVGVVWKIWVDEEYRDQGLGTRLIKHFEKKAKEKGANKIVIEEVYDWNVGFFLKSGYNVACELTDLPKGHSCYVVDKDLRGDRV encoded by the coding sequence GACCGAGGAGGACATGGAACTGATCGGCGATAAACTTTACGAGTATAATTTGCCTTTCCTTGCTCCAAAACACGATTACATCAAGATCAACCGGAAGCTTGTCGATGAAAGCGGCAAGGCCGTCGCCGCGATCATGGCGGGCGTGACCGAATCCGACGTGGGAGTTGTCTGGAAGATATGGGTCGATGAAGAATATCGTGATCAAGGACTCGGGACGCGGCTCATAAAACATTTTGAAAAGAAGGCAAAAGAAAAGGGCGCAAACAAAATAGTCATTGAAGAAGTATATGACTGGAACGTCGGTTTCTTCTTGAAAAGCGGTTATAATGTCGCCTGCGAATTGACTGATTTACCTAAAGGACATAGTTGCTACGTTGTTGATAAAGACCTTAGAGGCGATAGAGTATGA
- a CDS encoding GNAT family N-acetyltransferase, protein MTEYKIEDLTKEEAAYIGEKINEIVPREVDSDAEEFVLKVENENGEIVGGCIAEAYEYHWSRMLLSTLWVDERYRRHGIGSMIIREVERLAREKRCRVVTLGTASFMARPFYEKHGYTVFTTLKKPNGYISYSLVKYLDKDTPEYVPSDNSGERFKVSLGGEDDAEVIEKGIDTYSEAYEPKYENAGFYKKLIDKDGGLIAGVIADVDKDSYGFVDALFVEEPLRRRGLGTRLLKETEAFAKENGASMVLTTAGDWNVGFFKKNGYLVRGELKDVPEGHDCYELYKMI, encoded by the coding sequence ATGACGGAATATAAAATCGAAGATCTGACAAAAGAAGAAGCCGCGTATATCGGCGAAAAGATAAATGAAATCGTGCCGCGTGAAGTTGACTCTGACGCAGAAGAATTCGTTCTCAAAGTCGAGAACGAAAACGGCGAGATCGTCGGCGGATGTATTGCCGAGGCGTACGAATACCACTGGTCGAGAATGCTTCTCAGCACGCTTTGGGTGGATGAGCGCTACCGCCGTCACGGGATCGGCTCAATGATCATCCGCGAAGTCGAGCGGCTCGCGAGAGAGAAGCGCTGCCGCGTTGTGACGCTCGGCACCGCCAGCTTTATGGCGAGGCCGTTCTATGAGAAGCACGGCTACACGGTTTTTACAACTCTTAAAAAGCCGAACGGCTATATCAGTTATTCTCTGGTCAAGTATCTTGACAAAGATACGCCCGAATACGTGCCGTCGGACAACAGCGGCGAGCGGTTCAAGGTTTCGCTCGGCGGCGAGGACGACGCGGAGGTCATCGAAAAGGGAATAGATACTTACAGCGAGGCCTACGAGCCGAAATATGAAAACGCCGGTTTTTACAAGAAACTTATCGATAAAGACGGCGGGTTAATTGCGGGCGTGATCGCGGACGTTGACAAAGACTCGTATGGCTTTGTCGACGCTCTGTTTGTGGAAGAGCCGCTGCGCCGCCGGGGACTGGGCACGCGTTTGTTGAAGGAAACGGAAGCATTCGCGAAGGAAAACGGCGCGTCAATGGTTTTGACGACCGCGGGCGACTGGAATGTCGGTTTCTTCAAAAAGAACGGCTATCTTGTCAGAGGCGAACTCAAAGACGTTCCCGAAGGACACGACTGCTACGAGCTTTATAAAATGATCTGA
- a CDS encoding GNAT family N-acetyltransferase, translating to MKTMTNPVFTKVDTSQFDAVAGMYERAVEKLERTVNYPKWSKYHPSREYVAEAIRRGEQFACVDGGRILGAVVLNESPEGKYELGGWSRDLREGEYLVLHILAVDPEYERLGVGGFMVDGSIAFAKAKGYKAVRLDIVPENLPAAELYVSRGFVSAGRIDRLRDIEGIPVFEIFELNF from the coding sequence ATGAAAACCATGACCAATCCCGTATTCACAAAAGTTGATACGTCGCAGTTCGACGCCGTCGCCGGAATGTACGAGCGCGCGGTGGAGAAGCTCGAGCGCACAGTAAATTACCCGAAGTGGTCGAAATACCACCCGAGCCGCGAATACGTCGCCGAAGCGATAAGGCGCGGCGAGCAGTTCGCCTGCGTCGACGGCGGAAGGATCCTCGGCGCGGTCGTGCTTAACGAAAGTCCGGAGGGCAAATACGAGCTCGGCGGCTGGAGCAGAGATCTGCGCGAAGGCGAATATCTGGTGCTCCACATCCTCGCCGTCGATCCGGAATACGAACGCCTCGGCGTCGGCGGATTCATGGTCGACGGCAGCATAGCTTTCGCTAAGGCGAAGGGCTACAAAGCCGTCCGTCTGGACATAGTTCCAGAGAATCTTCCCGCGGCGGAGCTTTACGTTTCGAGGGGCTTCGTCAGCGCGGGCAGGATCGACCGCCTGCGCGATATCGAAGGCATACCCGTTTTTGAAATATTCGAGTTGAACTTCTGA
- a CDS encoding HD domain-containing protein: MWWKIPVAVLSVILLVAGGYVAYVFISYSRTEDNKVLEVKGGAAETAVTGREYTAVSFNIGFGARILDKIEEMPELAVGARRHHERIDGAGYPSGLKGDEIPVEARILAVADAYDAMTSKRSYRDAMPQSKVREEIENGLGAQFDEKFGGIMLEMIDEDKDFLLRESA; this comes from the coding sequence CTGTGGTGGAAGATACCTGTCGCCGTTCTTTCGGTGATACTGCTCGTCGCCGGCGGCTACGTGGCATACGTCTTCATCAGCTACAGCCGCACCGAAGACAACAAGGTACTTGAAGTCAAGGGCGGCGCCGCCGAAACCGCCGTCACCGGCAGGGAATACACCGCCGTCAGCTTCAACATCGGCTTCGGCGCGAGGATACTTGACAAGATCGAGGAAATGCCCGAGCTCGCCGTCGGAGCGCGGCGCCACCACGAGAGGATCGACGGCGCCGGCTATCCCTCCGGCCTGAAGGGCGACGAGATCCCCGTCGAGGCGCGGATCCTCGCCGTCGCGGACGCCTACGACGCTATGACCAGCAAGCGCAGCTACAGAGATGCGATGCCGCAGAGCAAGGTACGCGAGGAGATCGAGAACGGGCTCGGCGCACAGTTCGACGAGAAGTTCGGTGGGATCATGCTCGAGATGATAGACGAGGATAAGGATTTCCTGCTTCGCGAAAGCGCATAA
- a CDS encoding flavin reductase family protein, protein MKKQIKTTEAIFPMPVLLISTFNEDGSVDVMNAAWGTMLDRDMVALNLTETHKTVQNIKARGGFVVHIADAKHVKEADYFGVVSGNKVADKFAKSGMTFVKSDLVDAPVINELPIAMECGFVEFQNDATGLGVIGKVLRTSVEEANMKDGKVDIDSLEAIAFDPYTHGYYKVGGRVGDAFSDGLKIK, encoded by the coding sequence ATGAAAAAACAGATCAAAACAACGGAAGCGATCTTCCCGATGCCCGTGCTGCTCATTTCCACCTTCAACGAGGACGGCAGCGTCGACGTGATGAACGCCGCATGGGGCACGATGCTCGACCGCGACATGGTCGCTCTCAACCTGACCGAAACGCATAAAACCGTGCAGAACATCAAGGCGAGGGGCGGCTTCGTCGTCCATATCGCCGACGCGAAGCACGTTAAGGAGGCCGACTACTTCGGCGTCGTCAGCGGCAACAAGGTCGCGGATAAGTTCGCGAAAAGCGGCATGACCTTCGTGAAATCCGACCTCGTCGACGCGCCGGTCATAAACGAGCTGCCTATCGCCATGGAGTGCGGCTTCGTGGAGTTCCAGAACGACGCGACGGGACTCGGCGTGATCGGAAAGGTGCTTCGCACCTCCGTTGAAGAGGCGAATATGAAGGACGGCAAGGTCGATATCGACTCGCTCGAAGCGATCGCATTCGACCCCTACACTCACGGATATTACAAGGTCGGCGGCAGAGTCGGCGACGCGTTCAGCGACGGGCTGAAGATCAAATAA